Proteins found in one Pogoniulus pusillus isolate bPogPus1 chromosome 36, bPogPus1.pri, whole genome shotgun sequence genomic segment:
- the ALDH4A1 gene encoding delta-1-pyrroline-5-carboxylate dehydrogenase, mitochondrial isoform X1 — MSRLSSRLWHHRLTAWSMLTRRRWQHRSAIQVTNEPILEFKPGSPERAALQKALADLKGKTEAIPCVVGGEEVWTSTVRYQLSPFNHAHKVAKYCYADKELINKAINAALAARKEWDLKPVQDRAQIFLKAADMLSGPRRAEVLAKTMIGQGKTVIQAEMDAAAELIDFFRFNAKYALELESSQPISVDISTNSMVYRGLEGFVAAVSPFNFTAIGGNLAGTPALMGNVVLWKPSDTALLSSYAVYKVLLEAGLPPSVVQFVPADGPVFGDAVTSSPHLCGVNFTGSVPTFKRLWKQVSENLDRYRNFPRLAGECGGKNFHLVHSSAEVGSVVNGTLRSAFEYGGQKCSACSRLYAPDSLWPQIKEKLLEEHKKIKVGDPVQDFGTFFSAVIDDKSFARIKKWLEHAKTSPNLTILAGGGCNDSVGYFVEPCIVESKDPQDPIMKEEIFGPILTVYVYPEKKYKEVLELIDTTTPYGLTGALFAQEKRVIDEARSLLRHAAGNFYINDKSTGAVVSQQPFGGSRISGTNDKAGGPHYILRWTSPQAIKETHVPLGDWRYAYMQ; from the exons ATGTCCAGGCTCAGTTCCCGGCTCTGGCATCACCGTCTGACGGCATGGAGCATGCTGACAag GCGGAGGTGGCAGCACCGCTCGGCCATCCAGGTGACCAATGAGCCCATCCTCGAGTTCAAACCAGGGAGCCCCGAGCGAGCAGCCCTCCAGAAG GCACTTGCTGACCTGAAGGGCAAGACAGAAGCCATCCCGTGCGTGGTCGGGGGAGAGGAGGTGTGGACGTCGACGGTGCGGTACCAACTGTCG CCATTCAATCATGCCCACAAGGTGGCCAAGTACTGCTATGCTGACAAG gagcTCATTAACAAAGCCATTAACGCTGCTTTGGCAGCGAGGAAGGAATGGGACCTGAAACCCGTCCAGGACCGAGCCCAGATCTTCCTGAAGGCAGCTGACATGCTGAGTGGCCCAAGGCGAGCAGAAGTGCTGGCCAAAACCATGATTGGGCAG GGTAAAACTGTGATCCAGGCGGAGATGGACGCTGCTGCCGAGCTGATCGACTTCTTCCGATTCAATGCCAAGTATGCcctggagctggagagcagccagcccatCAGCGTGGACATCAGCACCAACAGCATGGTCTACagggggctggag GGCTTCGTGGCAGCCGTCTCGCCCTTCAACTTCACTGCCATCGGTGGCAACCTGGCAGGGACTCCAGCGCTGATG ggaAATGTGGTGCTGTGGAAGCCCAGCgacactgccctgctctccagctacgcTGTCTACAAGGTGCTGCTGGAAGCTGGGCTGCCTCCCAGCGTGGTGCAGTTCGTGCCGGCGGACGGGCCGGTGTTCGGCGACGCCGTCACCAGCTCCCCGCACCTCTGCGGCGTCAACTTCACCGGCAGTGTGCC gACTTTCAAGAGGCTCTGGAAGCAGGTGTCTGAAAACCTGGATCGGTACCGCAACTTCCCACGCCTGGCTGGAG agtGCGGGGGGAAGAACTTCCACCTGGTGCACAGCTCGGCCGAGGTGGGCAGTGTGGTGAACGGGACCCTGCGCTCCGCCTTCGAGTACGGCGGCCAGAAGTGCTCCGCCTGCTCCCGCCTCTACGCCCCGGACTCGCTGTGGCCCCAGATCAAAGAGAAGCTGTTGGAGGAGCACAAGAAGATCAAAGTGGGAGAC cccgTTCAGGACTTTGGGACGTTCTTCTCGGCGGTGATCGATGACAAG TCCTTTGCCCGgatcaagaagtggctggagcaTGCCAAGACTTCACCCAACCTCACCATCctggcaggaggtggctgcaATGACAGCGTTGGGTACTTCGTCGAGCCCTGCATCGTGGAGAGCAAAGATCCACAGGACCCCATCATGAAAGAG GAGATTTTTGGCCCTATCCTGACCGTCTATGTGTACCCTGAGAAGAAGTacaaggaggtgctggagctgatcGACACCACCACGCCCTATGGCCTCACGGGGGCGCTCTTCGCCCAGGAGAA GAGGGTCATCGATGAAGCCAGGAGCCTCCTGCGCCACGCCGCCGGCAACTTCTACATCAACGATAAGTCCACAGGGGCTGTGGTGTCTCAGCAGCCCTTTGGAGGCTCCCGAATCTCAG gcaccaatgacaaagctggtgggcCCCACTACATCCTGCGTTGGACATCCCCCCAGGCCATCAAGGAGACACATGTGCCCCTGGGGGACTGGCGCTATGCCTACATGCAGTGA
- the ALDH4A1 gene encoding delta-1-pyrroline-5-carboxylate dehydrogenase, mitochondrial isoform X2 yields MWRALRGLRGGGRRWQHRSAIQVTNEPILEFKPGSPERAALQKALADLKGKTEAIPCVVGGEEVWTSTVRYQLSPFNHAHKVAKYCYADKELINKAINAALAARKEWDLKPVQDRAQIFLKAADMLSGPRRAEVLAKTMIGQGKTVIQAEMDAAAELIDFFRFNAKYALELESSQPISVDISTNSMVYRGLEGFVAAVSPFNFTAIGGNLAGTPALMGNVVLWKPSDTALLSSYAVYKVLLEAGLPPSVVQFVPADGPVFGDAVTSSPHLCGVNFTGSVPTFKRLWKQVSENLDRYRNFPRLAGECGGKNFHLVHSSAEVGSVVNGTLRSAFEYGGQKCSACSRLYAPDSLWPQIKEKLLEEHKKIKVGDPVQDFGTFFSAVIDDKSFARIKKWLEHAKTSPNLTILAGGGCNDSVGYFVEPCIVESKDPQDPIMKEEIFGPILTVYVYPEKKYKEVLELIDTTTPYGLTGALFAQEKRVIDEARSLLRHAAGNFYINDKSTGAVVSQQPFGGSRISGTNDKAGGPHYILRWTSPQAIKETHVPLGDWRYAYMQ; encoded by the exons aTGTGGCGGGCGCTGCGGGGGCTGCGGGGCGGCGG GCGGAGGTGGCAGCACCGCTCGGCCATCCAGGTGACCAATGAGCCCATCCTCGAGTTCAAACCAGGGAGCCCCGAGCGAGCAGCCCTCCAGAAG GCACTTGCTGACCTGAAGGGCAAGACAGAAGCCATCCCGTGCGTGGTCGGGGGAGAGGAGGTGTGGACGTCGACGGTGCGGTACCAACTGTCG CCATTCAATCATGCCCACAAGGTGGCCAAGTACTGCTATGCTGACAAG gagcTCATTAACAAAGCCATTAACGCTGCTTTGGCAGCGAGGAAGGAATGGGACCTGAAACCCGTCCAGGACCGAGCCCAGATCTTCCTGAAGGCAGCTGACATGCTGAGTGGCCCAAGGCGAGCAGAAGTGCTGGCCAAAACCATGATTGGGCAG GGTAAAACTGTGATCCAGGCGGAGATGGACGCTGCTGCCGAGCTGATCGACTTCTTCCGATTCAATGCCAAGTATGCcctggagctggagagcagccagcccatCAGCGTGGACATCAGCACCAACAGCATGGTCTACagggggctggag GGCTTCGTGGCAGCCGTCTCGCCCTTCAACTTCACTGCCATCGGTGGCAACCTGGCAGGGACTCCAGCGCTGATG ggaAATGTGGTGCTGTGGAAGCCCAGCgacactgccctgctctccagctacgcTGTCTACAAGGTGCTGCTGGAAGCTGGGCTGCCTCCCAGCGTGGTGCAGTTCGTGCCGGCGGACGGGCCGGTGTTCGGCGACGCCGTCACCAGCTCCCCGCACCTCTGCGGCGTCAACTTCACCGGCAGTGTGCC gACTTTCAAGAGGCTCTGGAAGCAGGTGTCTGAAAACCTGGATCGGTACCGCAACTTCCCACGCCTGGCTGGAG agtGCGGGGGGAAGAACTTCCACCTGGTGCACAGCTCGGCCGAGGTGGGCAGTGTGGTGAACGGGACCCTGCGCTCCGCCTTCGAGTACGGCGGCCAGAAGTGCTCCGCCTGCTCCCGCCTCTACGCCCCGGACTCGCTGTGGCCCCAGATCAAAGAGAAGCTGTTGGAGGAGCACAAGAAGATCAAAGTGGGAGAC cccgTTCAGGACTTTGGGACGTTCTTCTCGGCGGTGATCGATGACAAG TCCTTTGCCCGgatcaagaagtggctggagcaTGCCAAGACTTCACCCAACCTCACCATCctggcaggaggtggctgcaATGACAGCGTTGGGTACTTCGTCGAGCCCTGCATCGTGGAGAGCAAAGATCCACAGGACCCCATCATGAAAGAG GAGATTTTTGGCCCTATCCTGACCGTCTATGTGTACCCTGAGAAGAAGTacaaggaggtgctggagctgatcGACACCACCACGCCCTATGGCCTCACGGGGGCGCTCTTCGCCCAGGAGAA GAGGGTCATCGATGAAGCCAGGAGCCTCCTGCGCCACGCCGCCGGCAACTTCTACATCAACGATAAGTCCACAGGGGCTGTGGTGTCTCAGCAGCCCTTTGGAGGCTCCCGAATCTCAG gcaccaatgacaaagctggtgggcCCCACTACATCCTGCGTTGGACATCCCCCCAGGCCATCAAGGAGACACATGTGCCCCTGGGGGACTGGCGCTATGCCTACATGCAGTGA